From Candidatus Thorarchaeota archaeon, the proteins below share one genomic window:
- a CDS encoding RidA family protein → MKRTVVVSDKAPKAIGPYSQAIKANGLVFCSGQLPMDPVTGQLVTGSITEQTRQVLSNLRAVLEAAGSSMEKVVKVTVFLRDINDFAQMNEEYAKWFPKEPPARAAVQVARLPKDAGIEIELIALS, encoded by the coding sequence ATGAAGCGTACAGTGGTCGTATCTGACAAGGCGCCAAAGGCAATAGGGCCCTACTCTCAGGCCATCAAGGCTAACGGTCTCGTCTTCTGTTCCGGTCAACTACCAATGGATCCTGTCACGGGCCAGCTGGTCACGGGCTCGATTACTGAGCAGACTCGTCAAGTCCTGTCAAACCTGCGGGCGGTCCTCGAAGCAGCGGGGTCCTCCATGGAGAAGGTCGTCAAGGTGACAGTATTCCTTCGTGACATCAACGACTTCGCGCAGATGAACGAGGAGTATGCCAAGTGGTTCCCGAAGGAGCCTCCGGCTCGTGCAGCTGTCCAAGTTGCTCGACTTCCCAAGGATGCGGGCATCGAGATTGAACTCATAGCACTGAGCTGA